A part of Diprion similis isolate iyDipSimi1 chromosome 12, iyDipSimi1.1, whole genome shotgun sequence genomic DNA contains:
- the LOC124413460 gene encoding nuclear pore complex protein Nup155, with the protein MEPLKIHLDALEMAGKMLDKHITADSNFPSLINLMHYNAQGGPTVSGLDDHDYPNISGTPISFSTINQMRMHGKVPLPSEVMEHFGHMQCHCMMGLFTDISKAWLTIDSDIYVWSYENGADVAYFDGLNETIISVGLVKPKPGIFQSYVKYLLILTTTIEISVLGVTFSDTNDGKPGEMQLVPEPIFVVPTDGIAITTIANTNSGRIFLGGRNGSLYEIYYQAESSWFGKRCKKINHSEGPLSFLVPSFVTVALSEEEAIVQISVDDSRNILYTLGDKGTIAVWDIDKGNASKITSVSQASLVQNVVHVVKTLDSNNFRPLVSISAIAESESIHLNLVAVAATGTRFYLSCSSIANPSSRPHCLQLIHVRLPPGYAANAPISRPRKVQMAHYRKGTLLLICGGDTETAWCLSNDAYPFTNYLAETQSVLPLDSPAWAMAEIPGETVVHIEKQTNPHGDPPLLVRQHMEAPRKFIFLTAQGAIILVQVRPVDILRQLLLEQRGPDTEAVRTYFQNQSAEQACATCLILATLESSQNAQLSDWATRAFFLYGAQKIPTFPSGLDSHYGFSTSQTGDLRTSTPRAQGFDARSPIHRLHSQMRTNPDKALQQFSGKHGGLYLYVGRILRPIWNVRCIKLETVNNKVQILSTIPSADIGWILGHLQALRAFLNKNTNISKQHNTTRNPSNGFESTMSPHFQEPIIEERNSLDALKVFITHACEVLGLWRILCENQLHNIVSCLTKDQINQFTTATYRDLILIGHEISSLLIIHLIDSYLGDNASIDAVSSKLREVCPNLYRNEDAVCSKANEIILKAKSCVSPEEKDSYLQSALKLCKEVAPHLNLGAVCQQFVACQFYFGVLELCLCCAERVDPNNAALHYYKNNEPADDQEGNLAYVKRIEIYKEFTAMLDHLYNQSISNPLTPTVPSKPGPPQHNNSTTSVPAKEVLHEIIDDGLNSPCEILHTSIYSWMIDRGLHGELVALPVTSLEAYLIRVNAPELLWQYYERNKNHAAAAKILDALASKGGLEVPLAQRVEYLARAVVCMRSDQVGYAPHLGIFLRELEDKLEVARIQQQILDTICSLQQSLNSQNVNSVQFDEMRLNSSLLDITQLYEEYAEPLQLWECKLAIIHCSGHQDSMLIQGIWTNIIENELKNANAPSAEDKMAILMSKIKLLGQEYSGTPHCFPIDFLIKQLELRACRLRVSNSHIIAGFLQLGVSIEDLLDLYDKMIGGNDRTWLTEGNEFHLIESTANLVNYFATNSNITNTFTRRKITAKCQDVISKCLTTVYAKPNTDELISKLRSILSVLNRM; encoded by the exons ATGGAGCCGCTGAAGATCCATCTCGATGCATTGGAGATGGCTGGAAAAATGCTCGACAAACACATAACAGCCGATAGCAATTTTCCATCCCTAATAAATCTTATGCACTACAACGCACAAG GTGGTCCAACAGTCAGCGGTCTTGACGATCATGATTATCCTAATATAAGCGGCACACCGATCAGCTTTTCAACCATTAATCAGATGAGAATGCATGGCAAAGTTCCATTGCCATCTGAAGTGATGGAGCACTTCGGCC ATATGCAATGTCATTGTATGATGGgcttattcaccgatatctcAAAGGCCTGGCTAACAATCGATAGTGATATTTATGTCTGGTCTTACGAAAATGg GGCCGACGTGGCTTATTTTGATGGACTCAACGAGACAATAATAAGTGTTGGGTTGGTCAAACCGAAACCAGGAATATTTCAGAGTTatgtcaaatatttattgattcTGACGACCACGATCGAAATATCTGTACTTGGTGTGACGTTTTCGGATACCAATGATG GAAAACCAGGAGAAATGCAGCTCGTGCCTGAGCCAATATTCGTAGTCCCTACCGATGGAATAGCCATTACAACTATAGCTAATACCAATAGTGGACGAATATTTCTTGGTGGCAGAAACGGCTCACTTTACGAGATATATTACCAG gCCGAAAGCTCGTGGTTCGGTAAgcgttgcaaaaaaataaaccactCCGAAGGTCCGCTATCGTTTTTGGTACCATCGTTTGTCACAGTTGCCTTGTCTGAAGAGGAAGCAATTGTCCAAATATCTGTCGACGATAGTAGAAACATTTTATACACCCTTGGTGATAAGGGTACCATAGCCGTCTGGGATATAGACAAAGgaaacgcatcaaaaattaCCTCTGTATCTCAAGCTTCTCTGGTCCAAAATGTTGTCCATGTTGTGAA AACACTGGATAGCAATAATTTCCGACCTCTGGTCAGCATATCTGCTATAGCGGAATCAGAATCCATTCATCTCAATTTAGTTGCCGTTGCAGCAACTGGGACGCGCTTTTATTTGTCCTGCAGTTCAATTGCAAATCCGTCTAGTAGACCACATTGTCTTCAACTGATACATGTCAGACTTCCACCGGGATATGCAGCTAATGCTCCCATTTCGAGGCCAAGAAAAGTTCAAATGGCACACTACAGAAAAG GCACGCTTCTTCTAATCTGCGGCGGAGATACAGAAACGGCATGGTGCTTGAGCAACGATGCTTATCCATTCACTAACTACTTGGCTGAAACGCAGAGCGTTTTGCCATTAGATAGCCCTGCTTGGGCCATGGCTGAGATCCCTGGAGAAACGGTTGTTCATATTGAGAAACAGACTAACCCACATGGAGATCCTCCTCTACTGGTCAGGCAGCACATGGAAGCACCTcgtaaattcatatttttaacagCACAG GGTGCTATAATACTGGTTCAAGTACGACCTGTGGATATTCTGAGACAACTTTTGTTGGAACAACGTGGGCCAGACACTGAAGCTGTACGAACGTACTTCCAAAATCAATCTGCTGAGCAAGCATGTGCTACCTGCCTCATCCTAGCTACGCTTGAAAGTTCTCAGAATGCCcag CTCTCCGACTGGGCAACAAGAGCCTTCTTTTTGTACGGTGCTCAGAAAATCCCAACATTTCCCAGTGGCCTTGACTCTCATTATGGGTTCTCTACTTCGCAAACTG GGGATCTTCGCACATCTACACCTCGTGCTCAAGGATTTGATGCAAGATCTCCGATTCACAGACTACATTCACAAATGCGAACTAACCCAGATAAAGCActtcaacaattttcaggaAAACATGGCGGCCTATATCTTTATGTCGGAAGAATACTCCGCCCAATATGGAATGTTCGTTGCATTAAACTAGAAACTGTAAACAACAAGGTTCAG ATTCTGAGCACTATACCGTCTGCAGATATTGGATGGATTCTAGGTCATCTACAGGCACTAAGAGCtttcttaaataaaaatactaacATTTCTAAACA GCACAATACCACCAGGAATCCATCTAACGGGTTTGAAAGCACTATGTCACCGCATTTTCAAGAGCCTATCATAGAAGAACGTAATTCCCTTGATGCTCTTAAGGTATTTATTACTCACGCCTGCGAAGTTCTAGGCTTGTGGAGGATACTGTGTGAAAATCAACTCCATAATATTGTCAGCTGTCTGACAAAGGatcaaattaatcaatttacAACGGCTACATACAGAGACCTGATTTTAATCGGCCATGAAATATCCTCCCTGCTTATCATTCATCTAATTGATAG CTACCTGGGAGACAATGCCTCAATTGATGCAGTCAGCTCGAAACTACGTGAGGTTTGCCCAAATCTCTACAGAAATGAAGATGCTGTCTGTTCTAAA gCGAACGAGATTATTTTAAAAGCAAAGAGCTGTGTAAGTCCAGAAGAAAAAGACAGTTACTTGCAATCTGCATTAAAG CTCTGTAAGGAAGTAGCTCCCCACCTCAATTTAGGAGCAGTTTGCCAGCAGTTTGTGGCATGCCAATTTTATTTCGGTGTCCTTGAATTATGCCTCTGTTGCGCAGAGAGGGTCGATCCGAATAACGCTGCTCTACACTATTACAAAAACAATGAGCCAGCTGACGATCAAGAGGGGAACCTTGCATATGTCAAACG GATTGAGATTTACAAAGAATTTACCGCGATGTTAGATCATCTCTATAATCAAAGTATATCTAATCCATTAACGCCAACTGTACCGAGTAAACCTGGACCCCCACAACATAACAACTCAACAACATCAGTTCCGGCAAAAGAAGTG TTACACGAAATTATAGATGATGGACTAAATTCCCCGTGTGAAATACTACACACTTCAATTTATTCTTGGATGATAGATCGAGGATTACATGGTGAACTCGTAGCTCTTCCTGTGACTTCATTAGAAGCGTATCTAATACGAGTTAACGCACCAGAACTTTTGTGGCAATATtatgaaagaaataagaacCATGCTGCCGCAGCAAAAATCCTCGATGCCTTGGCGTCAAAAGGCgg GCTAGAAGTGCCTTTGGCACAGAGAGTCGAGTATCTTGCACGTGCTGTTGTGTGCATGCGTAGTGACCAAGTTGGTTACGCTCCTCATCTTGGAATTTTCCTTAGAGAGTTAGAAGACAAGTTGGAAGTGGCTCGAATACAACAGCAG ATATTGGATACGATTTGCAGTTTGCAACAGTCGCTAAATTCACAAAATGTGAACTCTGTGCAATTCGATGAAATGCGATTAAATTCGTCTCTTCTTGATATAACACAG TTGTACGAAGAATATGCAGAACCTCTTCAATTATGGGAATGCAAACTTGCTATTATACATTGCTCTGGTCATCAAGATTCTATGTTAATACAGGGAATTTGGAccaatataattgaaaatg AGTTGAAGAATGCTAATGCACCCTCCGCTGAAGATAAAATGGCAATTCTGatgagtaaaataaaacttctTGGCCAAGAGTATTCAGGAACACCTCATTGTTTTCCAATTG ATTTTCTGATAAAGCAACTAGAATTACGAGCCTGCAGATTAAGAGTCTCAAACAGCCATATAATAGCAGGCTTCTTACAATTGGGTGTTTCCATAGAAGATCTTCTGGACTTATATGACAA aatgatTGGAGGAAATGACCGTACTTGGCTGACTGAAGGAAACGAGTTTCACCTGATCGAATCAACTGCCAATTTAGTGAATTATTTTGCAACGAACTCTAATATTACAAACACATTTACCAG GAGAAAAATTACGGCTAAATGCCAAGACGTGATTTCGAAGTGTTTAACTACGGTATACGCTAAACCTAACACAGATGAATTAATAAGTAAACTGCGGTCGATACTGAGCGTGTTGAATCGGATGTAA
- the LOC124413307 gene encoding transferrin, giving the protein MAPRWVILVALVALDFAFADSTFWRRRRDATSPVFTMCVPQIYWKDCVQMIEDSGRQGIPITCIAGRDRYDCIEKVGRKEADIVAVDPEDMYLAGKSRIAAEAGYNLVEQIRTKEEPEAQYRYEAVAVIHKDQDINSPQGLRGLKSCHTGIGRNVGYKIPITKLTAMGLLTNLSDPRFSSRENELRALSNFFSEGCLVGTWSPDPTINQRLKASYSNLCARCKNPEACDYPDEYSGYEGALKCLAFGGGQVAWTKVIFVKRFFGLPVGNTPAKPATKNPADFRYFCPDGSKLPIDSETKPCVWAARPWQGYMVNGGVSNIKAVQDEITGLGNLGEQKNASWWKDLMLLDTKTLPVKTDPIQPLEHLNRANYTDVIERDFGAPMKSAKWCVWSTEALDKCNAFARAAFSRDVRPKLECLLEKDVDTCLKSVNDGKADVVSIDGGLVDKAMKEYNMKPIIAEKYGEGATKESERPAVAVVKKSSSINNLVDLKGKKSCHNGYKGSFAGWLAPVHALKAAKQITNPDDLADFFSGSCAPGAPQQSKLCSQCAGNIASGSDKIIQETKCKPTEAETFNGDLGALRCLIAGNGDVAFVSYTALFQLDKVGKPDQIPKGSDFELLCAHGGRSPVEDGKRCNLGVEAPRVVVMSATRNENTRRELTHGILDASSTYAESPELFALFGNWGGKSNLIFKDDAINLSSIDESLESWGTWATTQQEYNIAS; this is encoded by the exons ATGGCGCCCCGTTGGGTCATCTTGGTGGCCTTAGTCGCCCTCGACTTCGCCTTTGCAGACTCGACCTTCTGGAGGAGGCGTCGAGATGCCACCTCCCCTGTTT TCACAATGTGCGTGCCACAAATATACTGGAAAGACTGCGTCCAGATGATTGAAGACTCCGGAAGACAGGGAATTCCCATCACCTGTATAGCTGGCAGGGATCGCTATGATTGCATTGAAAAGGTTGGCAGAAAAGAGGCTGACATCGTCGCCGTCGACCCTGAGGATATGTACCTTGCAGGGAAGAGCAGGATTGCGGCCGAAGCCGGGTACAACCTTGTTGAACAG ATCAGGACCAAAGAAGAGCCGGAGGCACAGTACAGATACGAAGCGGTCGCAGTGATCCACAAAGACCAGGACATAAATTCCCCCCAAGGATTACGCGGGCTCAAGTCCTGCCACACCGGAATCGGACGCAACGTTGGATACAAGATACCGATAACGAAGCTGACGGCTATGGGCCTGCTGACTAACCTCAGCGACCCGAGGTTCTCCTCTAGGGAAAACGAACTTCGAGCTCTCAGCAACTTCTTCAGCGAAGGTTGTCTCGTCGGAACCTGGTCTCCGGATCCAACCATCAATCAACGACTGA AGGCGTCCTATTCCAATCTGTGCGCCCGCTGCAAAAATCCCGAGGCATGCGATTATCCTGACGAGTACTCCGGGTACGAAGGAGCTTTGAAGTGCCTGGCCTTCGGGGGTGGACAGGTTGCCTGGACCAAGGTGATATTCGTTAAGCGTTTCTTCGGCCTGCCCGTCGGCAACACGCCGGCAAAACCCGCGACCAAGAATCCAGCCGACTTCCGGTACTTCTGTCCCGACGGAAGCAAGTTGCCAATTGACTCTGAGACGAAACCCTGCGTCTGGGCAGCCAGACCATGGCAAGGATACATGGTCAATGGTGGCGTGTCCAACATCAAGGCCGTTCAAGAT GAAATAACCGGACTCGGAAATCTTGGCGAGCAGAAAAATGCTAGCTGGTGGAAGGACCTCATGCTTTTGGATACCAAGACTCTCCCGGTTAAGACCGATCCCATTCAACCTCTCGAACATTTGAACAGGGCTAACTACACCGACGTTATTGAAAGGGACTTTGGCGCTCCGATGAAGAGTGCTAAATGGTGTGTTTGGTCCACCGAAGCTCTCGACAAGTGTAATGCCTTCGCCAGAGCAGCGTTCTCCAG GGATGTGAGACCCAAGCTGGAATGTCTTCTTGAGAAGGACGTCGATACGTGCCTGAAGTCAGTGAATGATGGCAAAGCCGACGTAGTCTCCATCGATGGTGGTTTGGTAGACAAGGCAATGAAAGAATACAACATGAAACCTATAATTGCCGAAAAGTACGGCGAAGGTGCAACGAAAGAAAGTGAAAGACCGGCAGTTGCCGTCGTGAAGAAGAGCAGCTCCATCAACAACTTGG TCGATCTGAAGGGCAAAAAATCCTGCCACAACGGCTACAAGGGCAGTTTTGCCGGATGGTTGGCTCCCGTTCACGCGCTGAAGGCAGCCAAGCAGATCACAAATCCTGACGATTTGGCCGATTTCTTTTCCGGAAGCTGCGCACCTGGAGCACCTCAGCAATCCAAACTCTGCTCGCAGTGTGCCGGAAACATCGCCTCCGGCTCGGACAAGATCATCCAAGAGACTAAGTGTAAGCCCACAGAAGCTGAAACCTTCAACGGTGATCTGGGAGCGCTGAG gTGTCTCATTGCCGGAAATGGAGACGTCGCCTTCGTTTCTTACACGGCACTATTTCAGCTTG ACAAAGTGGGCAAGCCCGACCAAATTCCGAAGGGATCGGACTTCGAGCTCCTCTGTGCACACGGTGGTCGCTCCCCGGTTGAAGATGGTAAAAGGTGCAATCTTGGTGTGGAAGCCCCGCGAGTCGTTGTCATGTCTGCtactaggaatgaaaatactCGCCGTGAACTCACCCATGGAATTCTAGACGCTAGCTCTACGTACGCTGAAAGCCCTGAGCTCTTTGCACTTTTCGGAAATTGGGGTGGCAAATCCAATCTCATTTTCAAG gacGATGCCATCAACCTGAGTTCCATTGACGAATCCTTGGAATCGTGGGGCACTTGGGCAACGACTCAACAGGAATACAACATCGCCTCATAA